The DNA sequence TTCTGTGTGCTGCATATAATGCGCTTATTGCGTTTATCGACTATGCTCGTTTTTCCGGGAAACGGGGTTGCGGATACGCCGCTTTCCGTGGATGTAGCTTCGAAGAGGTAACGACGATGACGGCGGCTGATCGGGTGCGCGAGGTTTCGCCGCCACCCCTGTCCGAACAGGACAGGGAACTGGCGCGTGTCGCCCAGCGCTGCATCATGTCGGCGCTGGACCATTCCAGGGCCGCGGCCATCACGCTGACCACCGACACGGGCGAGCATCCGACGGTGGAAGTGCCCCCGGCGGCGCTGAAGCTAATCGGGCAGCTCCTGGGTGCGATGAGCGAGGGACGCCCGATTGTGCTGATGCCGGCGAAACAGGAATTCACGACCGTGGAAGCGGCCCAATTTCTGAACGTGTCCCGTCCCTTCGTCGTCAAGGAGATCGACGCCGGCAGACTTCCCCACCGGATGGTCGGCACGCACCGCCGGATCGCCTTCGAGGATCTGCTGGCTTATGCGCGCGAGATGCGCGCCAAGCAGAGCGCTGCACTGGAGCGCATGGCCGAGAATGCGCGCGAACTCGGTTTGGACTACTGACCCGTGGCGGGGAATGCCCGGTACACTGCAGTACTCGATGCCTGTGTCCTGGTTCCAATCGCGATGACCGATGCGCTGATGAGTCTGGCCACCGCAGGGCTGTTTGCGGCGAAGTGGACCACCCGCATTGAAATGGAGTGGCAGAATGCCCTGATCCGGATACGGCCGGATCTTGCCGGGCGCCTCGAGGTCAGGCGAGACAGCATGCGTGAGGCGATTCCGGACTGGGAGATTCCAGAAGCCGCCTGGACGTCTGTCGCCGTGGGCGTGACCCTTCCAGATCCCGATGATGTGCACGTGCTCGCCGCTGCCATTGTCGGTCATGCGGACTGCATCGTCACATCGAACACGCGCGACTTTCCACCTGAGACCCTGTCCTCGTTCGGGCTGGAGGCGATGGACCCGGATCGATTCATCACCGCTCAGTGGGACCTGAATCCGGTCGTGGCCACGACCGCGTGCAAATAAATTCCTGCACCCTGGCCGGACGCTTTCCGACACAACGCAACTCAGTAAATGGCTACTTCCTCCTCACCACCGTCATCCTCGTCATCGATCTCCACGATTTCAAAGCCGAAATCTTCATCAAAATCGGCCCTCAATCTCTCAGTTGTTCTGTTCTCTACCCGTCGGCGCCGCAAGACACTCGACACAGAGTCAAAGCCACTCTCGACTCGAAGAAAGCTGATCTTCTTGGCGATAATAGGTCCGAAGAAAGGGTGTTTCTCAATAAATCTGGAATTGCCCGACGGGTTAACGCCCTGTCGCACGCACTCATATGCGTACAACCACATCGGGCCCTCAAGTCCAGCAGCATCGAGGGACATCGACCATAAACTGTAGTCTACATTTCCTCTAATTAAACCACGGGAGTCCGCTACATTGACAAGAATAGCCACCAGAGCATTATCAAGCTCAAACAGCGACGCAATCCTGGACGCTTCTAATTTTATCTCAAGCCTAATCAATGAGAATAAAAGCCAAATAATCTCACCTGTGCGATTCTCGCCTGCGAGCACGGCAAGTCGGCTCTCAATGAAACTCTTTAGCTTTCCTCTTTCAACGTCGCCTCTCTGCATGGCCCTCAGAATTAGAACTTCTGCGAGAAACGACACCAATGTTGAGTTTCGGCGATAAGCGTTAATCAACTGACTTTGTATGTATCCCCAGTCGTCGGCAAAGACAAAAGCCGAACGCGCGTTTTGAAGCGCAAACTTCTCAACATTGATTTCTCGCTGCTCTTCGCTGACGCGGCCCACCTCATAGAAGAACCGTTGAAATGCCCGTTTGCTTAAGTCCTTTCTCGGAACGTGGGCGCGCACGGCCTCCTTCCATCCTGAGTTGAATCGAAAGGACGACGGAAATACCGCCGACTTGTCGTTGTTTAGCTCAAACTCGTAAACCCCGGCGGACTGTCGAGGGGCCGCAATGGCGGTCTCCCCGCTG is a window from the Thioalkalivibrio paradoxus ARh 1 genome containing:
- a CDS encoding helix-turn-helix domain-containing protein, whose translation is MTAADRVREVSPPPLSEQDRELARVAQRCIMSALDHSRAAAITLTTDTGEHPTVEVPPAALKLIGQLLGAMSEGRPIVLMPAKQEFTTVEAAQFLNVSRPFVVKEIDAGRLPHRMVGTHRRIAFEDLLAYAREMRAKQSAALERMAENARELGLDY
- a CDS encoding PIN domain-containing protein translates to MAGNARYTAVLDACVLVPIAMTDALMSLATAGLFAAKWTTRIEMEWQNALIRIRPDLAGRLEVRRDSMREAIPDWEIPEAAWTSVAVGVTLPDPDDVHVLAAAIVGHADCIVTSNTRDFPPETLSSFGLEAMDPDRFITAQWDLNPVVATTACK
- a CDS encoding RNA-directed DNA polymerase; its protein translation is MTAKTKSERFRRLVSHGYFAPELPPCFVSEDLARYRQSVWKAINAIPSGKTNGPPAYHRFKSEPCLFYFPRFRHDDRKHGIINPISYLAISHTIAGNFIKIRTAAKRSGISASPPVFDWRGERALVRPSVDLRDDFRVDLASRLERFAVADIRAFFHTVYTHAIPWAIHGKVWAKKNTSTSHYGNLLDLLCRNAQGGQTIGLPVGPDTSRLLAEVIASAIDLELRRRLHIKSPNASRYVDDYTIGCPPDISGETAIAAPRQSAGVYEFELNNDKSAVFPSSFRFNSGWKEAVRAHVPRKDLSKRAFQRFFYEVGRVSEEQREINVEKFALQNARSAFVFADDWGYIQSQLINAYRRNSTLVSFLAEVLILRAMQRGDVERGKLKSFIESRLAVLAGENRTGEIIWLLFSLIRLEIKLEASRIASLFELDNALVAILVNVADSRGLIRGNVDYSLWSMSLDAAGLEGPMWLYAYECVRQGVNPSGNSRFIEKHPFFGPIIAKKISFLRVESGFDSVSSVLRRRRVENRTTERLRADFDEDFGFEIVEIDDEDDGGEEEVAIY